CTTCGCCCGCGACGTCGCTGACCTGCGCCGCAACGGTTATGCGCTGACATCGGTCAAGGTCCTTGACCTGTACCCGAATACTCACCACATGGAATCTGTCGGGGTGTTCGAGCGCCGCTCGACGAGCAGGTGACCCCGTTGGGCGGCAAAGCGTCGCGTCGCGTCTATCCTTTCGCGCTGAAAGGATAGACTGCTTGTAGCTCTGCCGCGAATCACGCATCACCATGCCAGTGAGGTCCGCCTTACTGGCATGAAGTGCGAGCGTGCAATAAAGATAAAGCCTGGCGAGAGGAGTCCCAATGAGCAAAGTGGACAGTTATGGATCCAAAGGCGTACTAGACGTCAAGGGTGCAGAATACGAAATTTTCCGGCTGAACGCAGTAGAAGGCGCGCAAAGCCTTCCGTACAGCCTCAAGGTTCTGTTGGAGAACCTGTTGCGCACCGAAGACGGTGCGAACATCACCGCCGACCACGTCAAGGCCTTGGCCGAGTGGGATCCCAATGCGGAACCAAACACCGAAATCCAGTTCACCCCGGCCCGTGTCATCATGCAGGACTTCACCGGTGTCCCGTGCATCGTTGACCTCGCCACCATGCGCGAGGCAGTCAAGGACCTGGGCGGGGACCCGACCCGGGTCAATCCGTTGGCTCCTGCCGAAATGGTCATTGACCACTCGGTCCAGATCGATGCCTTCGGCAACTCCGGTGCGCTCGAGCGCAACATGGAGATCGAGTACCAGCGCAACGGCGAGCGTTACCAGTTCCTGCGCTGGGGCCAGACCGCGTTCGACGACTTCAAGGTCGTTCCCCCGGGAACCGGCATCGTGCACCAGGTGAACATCGAGTTCCTGGCCCGCACCGTGATGACCCGCGAGGTGGACGGCGTGCTTCGCGCATACCCGGATACCTGCGTCGGCACCGACTCCCACACCACCATGGTCAACGGCATGGGCGTGCTCGGCTGGGGCGTTGGCGGCATCGAGGCCGAGGCAGCTATGCTCGGCCAGCCCGTCTCCATGCTGATTCCGCGCGTTGTCGGCTTCAAGCTCAACGGCTCGATCCCGGCCGGCGCCACCGCCACCGACGTCGTGCTGACCATCACCGAAATGCTGCGCAAACACGGTGTCGTCGGCAAGTTCGTGGAGTTCTACGGCCAGGGCGTTGCCCAGGTGCCGTTGGCAAACCGCGCCACCATCGGCAACATGAGCCCGGAATTCGGTTCCACGGCTGCCATGTTCCCGATCGACGACGTGACCCTTGACTACCTGCGCCTGACCGGCCGCTCGGCCGAAAACGTGGACCTCGTCGAGGCCTACGCCAAGGAGCAGGGCCTGTGGCACGACCCGAGCCGCGAGCTGAAGTTCTCCGAGTTCCTGGAACTGGACCTCTCCACCGTGGTTCCGTCCATCGCCGGCCCGAAGCGTCCGCAGGACCGCATCGAGCTGACTGGTGCCAAAGAGCAGTTCCGCAAGGACATCCTCACCTATGCCGGTGAGGATGCCGACGCCCTGAACATCGGCCGCCCCTCCAAGGCCGTCACGGTGAAGAAGGACGACGGCAGCGCGTTCGACATCGACCACGGTCTGGTGTCGATCGCATCGATCACCTCGTGCACCAACACGTCCAACCCCTCGGTCATGCTTGCCGCAGCACTGCTGGCACGCAAGGCAGTGGAGAAGGGCCTGGCGTCCAAGCCGTGGGTCAAGACCTCGGTCGCCCCCGGCTCGAAGGTAGTCACCGACTACTACGAGAAGTCTGGCCTGCTGCCTTACTTGGAGAAGCTCGGCTTCTACGTCGTGGGTTACGGTTGCGCCACCTGCATCGGCAACTCCGGTCCGCTGGATGCCGAGATCTCGGAGGCCATCCAGGCCCACGACCTCGCAGCCACCGCGGTGCTCTCGGGCAACCGCAACTTCGAAGGCCGGATCAACCCGGACGTGAAGATGAACTACCTGGCTTCCCCGCCGCTGGTCATCGCCTACGCCTTGGCCGGAACCATGGACTTCGATTTCGAGACCGATGCGCTGGGCCAGGACGAAGCCGGCAACGACATCTTCCTGAAGGACATCTGGCCGACCCCGGCCGAGGTCCAGGCAACCATCGACTCGTCGATCGACGAGACCATGTTCGCCAAGGGCTACGAGGGCGTTTTCGACGGCGATGCCCGTTGGAAGGCCCTGGACACCCCGGCAGGCAACACGTTCGAATGGGCCGAGGATTCGACCTACGTTCGTAAGCCCCCGTACTTCGAGGGCATGAAGGCCACCCCGGATCCGGTTTCGGATATCGCCGGTGCCCGCGTGCTGCTGAAGCTGGGCGATTCGGTCACCACCGACCACATCTCCCCGGCCGGCTCCTTCAAGTCCGAAACCCCGGCCGGCAAGTACCTGCTGGCCAACGGAGTGGACCGCAAGGACTTCAACTCCTACGGCTCGCGCCGTGGCAACCACGAGGTCATGATTCGCGGCACCTTCGCGAACATCCGCATCAAGAACCAGCTCCTGGACGGCGTCGAGGGTGGCTTCACCCGCGACTTCAGCGTCGAGGGCGCACCGCAGGCCTACGTCTACGATGCGGCGCAGAACTACGCAGCAGCCGACACCCCGCTGGTTGTCCTGGGTGGCAAGGAATACGGTTCGGGCTCCTCGCGTGACTGGGCAGCCAAGGGCACGGCGCTGCTGGGCGTCAAGGCCGTCATCACCGAGTCGTTCGAGCGCATCCACCGCTCGAACCTCATCGGCATGGGCGTCCTGCCGCTGCAGTTCCCGGTCGGCGAAAACGCCGAGACCCTGGGCCTGACCGGCACCGAGACCTTCGCAGTCGAGGGAGTGACCGAACTCAACAACGGCACCACGCCCAAGACCCTGAAGGTCACCGCCGTGGCAGAAGACGGCAAGAGCGTCTCCTTCGATGCCGTTCTGCGCATCGATACCCCGGGTGAAGCCGATTACTACCGTAACGGCGGCATCCTGCAATACGTACTACGTCAGATCACGGCCAGCTAATAGCCGAGCTCGACCCCGCTGGGGCGTGTTGACCGGGAAACCGGGCAACACGCCCCAGCTGTTTTTACCGACGAACCCGATCACGCAGGGGCAGAGGGCTGGCGCCCGGGGGAACACCGCCGAGGGCTGGGTGGTCCTCGCCTCGAGCAACAACCTCCGGATACGGTGTGCGCAGATCTATTCTGCGTGCAGCTCGGCCTCCAACGTGCGGACCCTGGCGTGCAGATCGTCCCGCAGCGCCACCATCCGGGCATGCTCTTCCAAATGGGCATAGGCGGCCTCCTCGGGAACCCACCGCTCCATCCGTAACCCTTCGATGGGTTCGACACGGGCATTGGATCCCACGATGACCACCCGGTCCGCGTCCAGCAGCCTTTCGCGCGTCAGCGCGGTGGGGACCTGCGACCGGATGTCGGCCCCGATATCCTGCAGCACGTCGGCCGCCAGCGCATTGATCTGCCGGGCCGGGTCCACCCCGGCGGAGGTGATGTCAAAGGCAGCTCCGGTTTCCAGCTTGAGCAGGGCCGCGGCCATCTGGGACTTGCCCCCGTTGCTGGAACAGACAAACAGGATACGGGTCTTCTTCTGGGACATCGTGTCGGATCCTTTGCTGTTGGGGGCGGAAACGGTTGCCGCTCTGCTACCCATCATCTTATGGACCGGTGGCACCCGGTGCAGCCGGAACGGCGGGCAGGCGCCCTGCAGGTCCTGGTCCAGTAGCGGCAGGCTCGATTGGCGGTCGGCCGCAAAGATCTTCGCCGGGACCTTGTCGCAGCACGGTCCACGACGTAGGTTGGTGGGCAACGGTCCCGATGGCACTCCCTGTGAAGGACGAGGTTCCCCTTGGATAACTGCAGCGCATCCCGCCCCCTCCTTCCACCTGACCGCTGCGTGATGCGGCACCCCGGGATCGGAAACCAGCGATGATGTCCATCTCACCGACACGGACGCGCGCCACGGCATCGTCCTCCGCGTTGCATGCCCTGATGGCCGTGGGTGGGCTGATCATGGTGCTCTTCCTCCTGGCACACATGTACGGCAACCTGAAGGTCTTTGCCGGACAGGAAGCCTTCGACGGCTATTCCGCCTACTTGCGCACGGTGTTGGAACCACTGCTGCCCTATGGCGGGGCGTTGTGGATCCTGCGCGTGATCCTGCTGCTCAGCGTCGGGACCCACATCTGGGCCGCCTTCGTCCTGTGGCACCGATCCCGGGCGGCTACCGGGGGACGCGGCGGATACAGGTATCAGAGCAACGCCCACCGGCGCGGGGTACAACGCAGCTATTCGTCCTTCACCATGCGTTGGGGCGGACTGACCATCGCCTTGTTCGTGGTTTATCACCTGTTGCATCTGACGGTCAACGTGATATCTCCTGGTGGCGCCTCGGAAAGCCCTTATCTGAGGATGGTGAACGGCTTTTCCATCTGGTGGGTCGTGCTCTCCTACGCCGTGGCGCTCGTCGCGCTGTGCCTGCACCTGCGCCACGGGATCTTCAGTGCGCTCGCCTCGCTCGGGGCCGCCACCTCAGAGGTCCGCCGCCGCCGATTCAACCAGCTTGCGGTCCTGATCAGCGCGATACTGCTGCTCGGATTCCTCGTTCCGCCGCTGTGCATCCTGGTCGGATGGGTGGGACCATGAGCGAGTACTACGCCCAGGGCGACGCGCTGTTCGACGCCAAGGATCCCGGCGGACCGATCGAGGAACGCTGGGACAAGCGCCGCTTCGAGGCCAAACTGATCAGCCCGGCCAACCGACGCAAGCGATCGGTCATCGTCATCGGCACCGGCTTGGCCGGGGGATCGGCAGCGGCGACCCTAGGGGAGGCCGGTTACCGGATCAAGGTCTTTTGCTATCAGGACAGCGCGCGACGTGCCCACAGCATTGCGGCGCAGGGCGGGATCAATGCGGCCAAGGACTACCGCAACGACGGGGACAGCATCCGCCGCCTGTTCTACGACACCGTCAAGGGAGGGGATTACCGCTCGAGGGAATCCAACGTGTACCGACTCGCGCAGGCCAGTGTGTCCATCATCGACCAGGCAGTCGCCCAGGGGGTCCCGTTCGCCCGGGAATACGGGGGACTGCTCGACACCAGATCCTTCGGCGGCGTGCAGGTCTCGCGGACGTTCTATGCCCGCGGGCAAACCGGGCAGCAGCTATTGCTCGGTGCCTACCAGGCGCTTGAACGCCAGGTCGCGGCCGGCACGGTCGAGGTCAATACCCGCCACGAAATGCTCGAGTTGATCGTCGTCGACGGGAAGGCCCGCGGCGTGGTGGTGCGCGACATGGTGACCGGAGCCTTCGAAACGCACCTGGCCGACGCCGTGGTGCTGGCTACCGGAGGCTACGGAAACGCGTACTACCTCTCCACCAACGCCATGGGCTGCAATGTCAGTGCGACCTGGCGGGCCCACCGCAAGGGCGCCTACTTCGCCAACCCCTGCTATACGCAAATCCACCCGACCTGCATCCCGGTCAGCGGCGACCATCAGTCCAAGCTCACCTTGATGAGCGAGTCCCTGCGCAACGACGGGCGGATCTGGGTCCCGGTAGCGGCTGGGGACACCCGAGATCCGGCACAGATCCCGGAGGCCGAACGCGACTACTACCTCGAACGCGCCTATCCGGCCTTCGGCAACCTGGTGCCCCGCGACGTGGCTTCCCGTGCAGCCAAGCAGCAATGCGATGCCGGGCGTGGCGTGGGTCCCACCGGGCTGGGGGTGTACCTGGATTTTGGTGATGCCATCGAACGACTGGGACGGGCCGAGATCGAGGAGAAGTACGGAAACCTGTTCGACATGTACGCGAAGATCACCGACGAGGACCCGTACACCACACCGATGCGCATCTTCCCGGCGATCCACTACACGATGGGTGGGCTATGGGTCGATTACGACCTGCAAAGCACGATCCCCGGGCTCTTCGTCATCGGAGAGGCCAACTTCTCGGACCACGGGGCCAACCGGCTCGGGGCCAGCGCGCTGATGCAGGGGCTGGCCGACGGTTACTTCGTGTTGCCCGGCACCATCGGGGACTATCTGGCCTCGAACCAGATGCCCGCCGGTGTCGATGACACCCACCCTGCCGTGCTGGAGGCGTTGGCCAGCGTGAGGGAACGCACCCGGCGGCTGCTTCAGATCAACGGGAACCGCACCGTGGATTCATTCCACCGCGAGTTGGGTTCGATCCTGTGGGAATACTGCGGCATGGAACGCAATGCCGAGGGACTGACGGTGGCCATCGGACTGATCCGCAAGCTGCGCGAATCCTTCTGGAGTCATGCGAAGGTCACCGGAATCAACGAGGAGTTGAACCAGTCGCTGGAACGGGCCGGCCGGGTGGCCGACTTCTTCGAGCTGGCGGAGCTGATGTGCATCGATGCCTTGCACCGCGGCGAATCCTGTGGCGCCCACTTCCGCACCGAAAGCCAGACAGCGGAGGGCGAGGCGTTGCGCCGGGACCAGGAGTATTCCCACGTCGCGGCCTGGGAATTCGCCGGGGAAGGAATGCCCCCGCTGTTGCACCGCGAACAGCTGGACTTCGAATACATCAAGGTTCAGCAAAGGAGCTACAAATGAACATCACGCTGCGCATTTGGCGCCAGGCCGACGCGGAGGCAGCCGGGGCCATGACCACCTACGAGGTCCACGGGATATCGGGTGACATGTCGTTCCTGGAAATGCTGGATGTGCTCAACGAAGAACTCGCGCTCGCCGGTGGGGATCCGGTGGCCTTTGACCACGACTGCCGTGAAGGGATCTGTGGGACGTGTTCGCTGGTGATCAATGGGATCGCCCACGGGCCCGAAGCACTGACGACCACCTGCCAGTTGTACATGCGCCATTTCAAGGACGGGCAGGTCATCGACATCGAACCCTGGCGGGCCACCGCCTTCCCGGTGCTCAGGGACTTGATCGTGGACCGCAGCGCCTTGGACCGGATCATCGCCGCCGGGGGATACATCAGCGCTCCCACCGGTGCGGCCCCCGAGGCCCACTCGGTGCCGGTGCCCAAGAAGAATGCCGAAAGGGCCTTCGATGCGGCGGCCTGCATCGGCTGCGGCGCGTGCGTGGCGGCTTGCCCCAACGGATCGGCCTCGTTGTTCCTCGGTGCGAAGATCACCCACCTGGGTTCGCTGCCCCAAGGCCAGCCCGAACGTGATTCCCGCGTCTTGGCGATGGTGGAGCAACACGATGCCGAAGGCTTCGGAGGGTGCAGCCAAATCGGGGAATGCACCGCAGTCTGTCCGGCCGGGATCCCGCTGGACATGATTTCCCAACTGAACCACGACGTGCTGGCCGCACTACCCCGCAACAAGGGCCATGGACACTAGATGATTGATTCCAAGGGGTGACAGCGCGGGCAAGGGTGTCCAGAATCGAGATGTAATACCCAACATTCGAACCTGGAGAGTTCCGATGGCTCCCGATCTGGACACCCTTGCAACAGCACTGTACGCCTGCGCGGACGACTTTCTGAAGGCCAATCCGCACCTGCTCCCGTGGCGTCCGGCCATCGGCTTCGGGCCCCGGATCAGCGACGCCGAACTGGTCACCATCGCGGTCCTCCAGGCCCTGCTCGGCTTCACCTCCGAACGCCGCTGGCTCCGCCAATCCCATAACGACCTGCGCCGATGGTTCCCGGACCTGCCCCAACAACCCGGATACAACAAACGGCTGCGGAAGCTGGGCGGGACCCTGCAGGCTCTCAACGAACACCTGGCCCACACCACCGGGCTCTGGTCCGATGAGCTGTGGCTCGCCGATTCCACCCCTGTGGAATGCGGGCGCTCCCACACCACGGCCCACCGCTCCGAACTGGCCGGCTGGGCCGAATACGGGTACTGCGCCTCGCATTCACGGTGGTTCTGGGGGCTGCGCCTGCACCTGCTGTGCACCCCGACCGGACTGCCGGTCGGCTACGCGCTGACCGGGGCGAAGGCCGATGAGCGTGAGACCCTGCTGGGCATCCTGGAAAACCTGCCCACCCCGGTGGAGCCGGGACAGATCATCATCGCGGACAAGAACTACTACGGGAAGGCCTTCGAGCAGGACCTCTCCGAGGCCGGGATCACCCTGGTCCGTCCGACCCGTCAAGGTGAGAAACCCCGTCCCGGAAAGAGTCTGCTCAAGCCACTGCGTCAGGTCATCGAGTCAATCAACGACACCCTCAAGGGCCAGCTGGACCTGGAGGCCCATGGCGGGAGGACCATCGCCGGGGTCACCGTGCGGGTCCTGCAACGCATCCTCGCGCTGACCGTGGCCATCTGGCACAACCTGAACACCGGTTCCCATCCACTGCGGTCGCTGACCGCCTATGACCATGAACCCTTGGAATCAATCATCTAGGCTGCCCGGTGTCCTGCGCCCTGGGTATCGCGGGTAGGCAAGGCCTGCTGATTCAACACCAAGGCACCGATGCGGGCTCATGCATCGCGTCGATCGGATCGGAGCCGGTCATGGGCAGAAGATGGAGCCGGTGCCCGAAGCGCGGGTTTCCCGGCGTGGGAGATGGTGGCCTGGAACCGGGAAAAGCGTGCTAAATCGTTGACCGGGCATCCTCGGCGGTACGATTAACTGATTATTGCCGCTTCGAAAGGACTGCCTCCGTGCGACTGCTTGAGACCATTCATGAGCCGCGTGACCTGCGTGCCCTATCCATGGTCCAAATGCAGGAGCTCGCAGCCGAGGTGCGCACCTTCCTGATCGACAACGTCGCCCGTACCGGAGGGCACTTGGGGCCGAACCTGGGCGTGGTGGAACTGACCATGGGCATTCATCGGATCTTCGATTCCCCCCGTGACTCGGTCATCTTCGATACCGGCCACCAGTCCTACGTGCACAAGCTGCTGACCGGCCGCCAGGACTTCGCTACGCTGCGCCAGCAGGGCGGGCTTTCGGGATACCCCGACCGGGCCGAATCGGTGCACGACATCGTCGAGTCCTCCCATGCTTCCTCATCGCTGTCCTGGGCCGACGGAATCTCCCGCGCCCGCAAGCTCACCGGCGAGGGCGACCGCTACGTGGTGGCCCTGGTCGGCGACGGTGCGCTGACCGGCGGCATGGCCTGGGAAGCGGTGAACAATATCGCGGCCGACAAGGACCGCCGGGTGGTCATCGTGGTCAACGACAACGGCCGTTCCTACGCCCCGACCATCGGGGGGCTGGCCGACCAGCTGGCCGGACTTCGCCGGAACCTGGACAAGGTGCGCACCAACCGCGCCTACGAAGACACGATGGACTGGTGGAAGGGCCGCCTGAAGGACGGTGGCGCCGTGGGCAAGTTCGCCTACAAGTCGCTGCATGCCACCAAGAAGGGCATCAAGGACTGGTGGGCGCCGCAGGGACTTTTCGAGGACCTGGGCATGAAGTACATCGGCCCGATCGATGGGCATAACCAGGCGGCGGTGGAAGAGGCGCTGCAGCAGGCCAAGAACTACGCCGGACCCGTGATCGTGCATGCTATGACGGAGAAGGGCCGTGGCTACGCCCCGGCGCGTGCCAACGAGGCCGACCAGTTCCACGCCGTCGGTGTCATCGACCCCGAAACCGGCGAACCCGTGGCGACGGCCTCGGCGCAGTCCTGGACCAGCGTCTTTGGCGATGAAATTGCCGCGATCGCCGACGAGCGTGCCGAGATCGTCGCCATTACCGGTGCGATGCTGCAGCCGGTCGGGCTCAAGAAGATGGCCGAACGCCACCCGGAGCGCGTCTTCGACGTCGGCATCGCCGAACAACACGCAATGACCTCCGCCGCCGGCATGGCCTTTGGCGGCCTGCACCCGGTGGTTGCCGTCTATGCGACGTTCCTGAACCGCGCGTTCGACCAGCTGTTGATGGACGTGGCACTGCACAAGGCCGGCGTCACCATCGTGCTGGATCGTGCCGGCGTCACCGGACCCGACGGGCCCAGCCACCACGGCATGTGGGACATGTCGCTGGTGCAGATCATCCCCGGGCTCCACCTTGCCGCGCCGCGCGATGCGCAACGGCTGCGTGAAGAACTGCGCGAGGCGGTTGCCATCTCCGACGCGCCATCGGTCGTGCGCTTCTCCAAGGGCTCCGTCGGGCCAGAGGTCAAAGCGCTGGAGCGCCTGCACGATGGGGTCGAGGTACTGGCCCGCTTTGGTGAATCGGCCGAACGCGATGTGTTGATCGTTTCCGTCGGCGGCATGGCCGAGCTCTCGCTGGATGTTGCATCCAGGCTGCACGCCCATGGCATTACCGTCACTGTAGTGGATCCACGCTGGGTACTTCCTGTGCCGCGCTCGATCATCGGGCTTGCCGCCCGCCACCGAATCGTCGTCTGCATCGAGGACGGGGTGAAGGCCGGCGGAGTCGGCTCGCGCATCCGCCAGGAAATGCGTAGTGCGGGCGTTGATACGGCGCTGAACGAGGTGGGTCTTCCCACCGAGTTCCTGGCCCACGGTTCCCGCTCGCAAGTGCTCGAACGCGTCGGGCTCACCGCCGCCCAGGTCGCCGGCGACACGCTGGCCCAGGTGCTGGGCACCAAGGTCCCCTTCGCTCGTCCGTTGCCGGGACACGACTTGCCCACCGGACAGATCCCGCAGCTGTGAGCCTGCCACCGTCCGTCCCCACGGGACTGCCCCGTGAACCC
Above is a window of Paeniglutamicibacter cryotolerans DNA encoding:
- the acnA gene encoding aconitate hydratase AcnA, coding for MSKVDSYGSKGVLDVKGAEYEIFRLNAVEGAQSLPYSLKVLLENLLRTEDGANITADHVKALAEWDPNAEPNTEIQFTPARVIMQDFTGVPCIVDLATMREAVKDLGGDPTRVNPLAPAEMVIDHSVQIDAFGNSGALERNMEIEYQRNGERYQFLRWGQTAFDDFKVVPPGTGIVHQVNIEFLARTVMTREVDGVLRAYPDTCVGTDSHTTMVNGMGVLGWGVGGIEAEAAMLGQPVSMLIPRVVGFKLNGSIPAGATATDVVLTITEMLRKHGVVGKFVEFYGQGVAQVPLANRATIGNMSPEFGSTAAMFPIDDVTLDYLRLTGRSAENVDLVEAYAKEQGLWHDPSRELKFSEFLELDLSTVVPSIAGPKRPQDRIELTGAKEQFRKDILTYAGEDADALNIGRPSKAVTVKKDDGSAFDIDHGLVSIASITSCTNTSNPSVMLAAALLARKAVEKGLASKPWVKTSVAPGSKVVTDYYEKSGLLPYLEKLGFYVVGYGCATCIGNSGPLDAEISEAIQAHDLAATAVLSGNRNFEGRINPDVKMNYLASPPLVIAYALAGTMDFDFETDALGQDEAGNDIFLKDIWPTPAEVQATIDSSIDETMFAKGYEGVFDGDARWKALDTPAGNTFEWAEDSTYVRKPPYFEGMKATPDPVSDIAGARVLLKLGDSVTTDHISPAGSFKSETPAGKYLLANGVDRKDFNSYGSRRGNHEVMIRGTFANIRIKNQLLDGVEGGFTRDFSVEGAPQAYVYDAAQNYAAADTPLVVLGGKEYGSGSSRDWAAKGTALLGVKAVITESFERIHRSNLIGMGVLPLQFPVGENAETLGLTGTETFAVEGVTELNNGTTPKTLKVTAVAEDGKSVSFDAVLRIDTPGEADYYRNGGILQYVLRQITAS
- a CDS encoding arsenate-mycothiol transferase ArsC; this translates as MSQKKTRILFVCSSNGGKSQMAAALLKLETGAAFDITSAGVDPARQINALAADVLQDIGADIRSQVPTALTRERLLDADRVVIVGSNARVEPIEGLRMERWVPEEAAYAHLEEHARMVALRDDLHARVRTLEAELHAE
- a CDS encoding succinate dehydrogenase cytochrome b subunit, with protein sequence MMSISPTRTRATASSSALHALMAVGGLIMVLFLLAHMYGNLKVFAGQEAFDGYSAYLRTVLEPLLPYGGALWILRVILLLSVGTHIWAAFVLWHRSRAATGGRGGYRYQSNAHRRGVQRSYSSFTMRWGGLTIALFVVYHLLHLTVNVISPGGASESPYLRMVNGFSIWWVVLSYAVALVALCLHLRHGIFSALASLGAATSEVRRRRFNQLAVLISAILLLGFLVPPLCILVGWVGP
- a CDS encoding fumarate reductase/succinate dehydrogenase flavoprotein subunit; amino-acid sequence: MSEYYAQGDALFDAKDPGGPIEERWDKRRFEAKLISPANRRKRSVIVIGTGLAGGSAAATLGEAGYRIKVFCYQDSARRAHSIAAQGGINAAKDYRNDGDSIRRLFYDTVKGGDYRSRESNVYRLAQASVSIIDQAVAQGVPFAREYGGLLDTRSFGGVQVSRTFYARGQTGQQLLLGAYQALERQVAAGTVEVNTRHEMLELIVVDGKARGVVVRDMVTGAFETHLADAVVLATGGYGNAYYLSTNAMGCNVSATWRAHRKGAYFANPCYTQIHPTCIPVSGDHQSKLTLMSESLRNDGRIWVPVAAGDTRDPAQIPEAERDYYLERAYPAFGNLVPRDVASRAAKQQCDAGRGVGPTGLGVYLDFGDAIERLGRAEIEEKYGNLFDMYAKITDEDPYTTPMRIFPAIHYTMGGLWVDYDLQSTIPGLFVIGEANFSDHGANRLGASALMQGLADGYFVLPGTIGDYLASNQMPAGVDDTHPAVLEALASVRERTRRLLQINGNRTVDSFHRELGSILWEYCGMERNAEGLTVAIGLIRKLRESFWSHAKVTGINEELNQSLERAGRVADFFELAELMCIDALHRGESCGAHFRTESQTAEGEALRRDQEYSHVAAWEFAGEGMPPLLHREQLDFEYIKVQQRSYK
- a CDS encoding succinate dehydrogenase/fumarate reductase iron-sulfur subunit, which encodes MNITLRIWRQADAEAAGAMTTYEVHGISGDMSFLEMLDVLNEELALAGGDPVAFDHDCREGICGTCSLVINGIAHGPEALTTTCQLYMRHFKDGQVIDIEPWRATAFPVLRDLIVDRSALDRIIAAGGYISAPTGAAPEAHSVPVPKKNAERAFDAAACIGCGACVAACPNGSASLFLGAKITHLGSLPQGQPERDSRVLAMVEQHDAEGFGGCSQIGECTAVCPAGIPLDMISQLNHDVLAALPRNKGHGH
- a CDS encoding IS982 family transposase, coding for MAPDLDTLATALYACADDFLKANPHLLPWRPAIGFGPRISDAELVTIAVLQALLGFTSERRWLRQSHNDLRRWFPDLPQQPGYNKRLRKLGGTLQALNEHLAHTTGLWSDELWLADSTPVECGRSHTTAHRSELAGWAEYGYCASHSRWFWGLRLHLLCTPTGLPVGYALTGAKADERETLLGILENLPTPVEPGQIIIADKNYYGKAFEQDLSEAGITLVRPTRQGEKPRPGKSLLKPLRQVIESINDTLKGQLDLEAHGGRTIAGVTVRVLQRILALTVAIWHNLNTGSHPLRSLTAYDHEPLESII
- the dxs gene encoding 1-deoxy-D-xylulose-5-phosphate synthase — encoded protein: MRLLETIHEPRDLRALSMVQMQELAAEVRTFLIDNVARTGGHLGPNLGVVELTMGIHRIFDSPRDSVIFDTGHQSYVHKLLTGRQDFATLRQQGGLSGYPDRAESVHDIVESSHASSSLSWADGISRARKLTGEGDRYVVALVGDGALTGGMAWEAVNNIAADKDRRVVIVVNDNGRSYAPTIGGLADQLAGLRRNLDKVRTNRAYEDTMDWWKGRLKDGGAVGKFAYKSLHATKKGIKDWWAPQGLFEDLGMKYIGPIDGHNQAAVEEALQQAKNYAGPVIVHAMTEKGRGYAPARANEADQFHAVGVIDPETGEPVATASAQSWTSVFGDEIAAIADERAEIVAITGAMLQPVGLKKMAERHPERVFDVGIAEQHAMTSAAGMAFGGLHPVVAVYATFLNRAFDQLLMDVALHKAGVTIVLDRAGVTGPDGPSHHGMWDMSLVQIIPGLHLAAPRDAQRLREELREAVAISDAPSVVRFSKGSVGPEVKALERLHDGVEVLARFGESAERDVLIVSVGGMAELSLDVASRLHAHGITVTVVDPRWVLPVPRSIIGLAARHRIVVCIEDGVKAGGVGSRIRQEMRSAGVDTALNEVGLPTEFLAHGSRSQVLERVGLTAAQVAGDTLAQVLGTKVPFARPLPGHDLPTGQIPQL